From Rhodococcus sp. B7740:
TTCGCGGGTACGCCGACGATCCGCTGCTCATCCCGCTGCGGGTCACGTTGTCCGATCGCAAGAACGGCATTCTGCACCGCATCTTCGCGCCCCGTGGTCGGTCCAAGCCCACCCAGGTATGGCAGCGATGGGTGGCAGGCGACGACCCCGACCACTCCGCGGTGCTGGTCGGGGAACCCGCGACACTCAGTGATCTGCGAGAGCGGTTCGAACGCGGTGGCGGCACGTCCCTGTCGTCGTTCATTCTGCGTCAGGCCAGTCTGGCATTGGACAAGGCCGAGCGCGGCGTCATCGGCTCCGAGTACAAGATCCCGCGCTTCGTCGTCGAGGACATGACGGAGCAGAAGAAGTTCCGCGACGGGATCACCGAGCTCGCGGAAGAGGTCGGCCAGGATCGCGAGGCCGTCGACAAGCGCGTCCAGGACATCCTGGGCGAGATGGTGGCAACCGAGACCCGTCGTGCAGTCGAGATGTGGGGAACCCTCGGGGCGTACTTCTCGCGGGCGTACAAGGTGGACGTGGACCGCGATCAACTGCAGAAGGTGCGCGAGCTCAACAAGAACTATCCGTTGGTGTTCCTTCCCAACCACCGTTCCTATCTCGACCCGCTCGTGCTGCGTCCGGCGCTGCTGGCCGAAGGTCTGCCGCTCAACCACGTCATGGGCGGCATCAACGTCGGCTTCTGGCCGCTGGGTCCGATCGCCAAACGCAGTGGCGTGGTGCTCATCCAGCGGAAATTCTCGGACGCGATCTACAAGTGGACGCTGCGCCAGTACATGAGCTTCCTGCTGAGCAAGCGGTTCAACCTCGAGTGGTACATCGAAGGCGGCCGCAGCCGCACCGGAAAACTCCGCCCGCCGCGGTTCGGGTTGTTGACCTATCTGGTCGACGCACTCGAGACCAGCGATGCCGAGGACGTCTACCTGGTTCCGACGTCGATCACCTACGACCGCCTCCACGAGGTCGGTGCGATGGCCGAGGAGTCGCACGGAGCGAAGAAGCAGGCCGAGGGTATTCGCATGGCCATCGGCTACATCCGGGCGCAGGGCACGTTGCGCGGCAACGTGTACCTGAACTTCGGTGAGCCGATGTCGGTGGCGTCGATCGTCGCCGACAATCCCGACAAGCGGGTGGCGGTGCAGAAGATCGCGCTCGGCGTCTCCCACGCGATCAACGACGCGACTCCGGTGACGCCGGCGGCGTTGGTCACCATGGCCCTGCTCGGCATCGAGGATCGCGCTCTCAACGTCAACGAGATGTGGGCGATCATCGCCCCGCTCGCGCGCTA
This genomic window contains:
- a CDS encoding glycerol-3-phosphate 1-O-acyltransferase, which translates into the protein MYHLDADEQSLSDGPHVYLLDAKSTLEVQALNQWIDATTPDGEPRPPSVVLSGEARTSLSDSVRGYADDPLLIPLRVTLSDRKNGILHRIFAPRGRSKPTQVWQRWVAGDDPDHSAVLVGEPATLSDLRERFERGGGTSLSSFILRQASLALDKAERGVIGSEYKIPRFVVEDMTEQKKFRDGITELAEEVGQDREAVDKRVQDILGEMVATETRRAVEMWGTLGAYFSRAYKVDVDRDQLQKVRELNKNYPLVFLPNHRSYLDPLVLRPALLAEGLPLNHVMGGINVGFWPLGPIAKRSGVVLIQRKFSDAIYKWTLRQYMSFLLSKRFNLEWYIEGGRSRTGKLRPPRFGLLTYLVDALETSDAEDVYLVPTSITYDRLHEVGAMAEESHGAKKQAEGIRMAIGYIRAQGTLRGNVYLNFGEPMSVASIVADNPDKRVAVQKIALGVSHAINDATPVTPAALVTMALLGIEDRALNVNEMWAIIAPLARYIKRRNLPTAGGVDIADVDVVRSAVIAQVNANVVKRFDDGPEPLFYLAQDKHLVAAFFRNNAIHFFVMRAIGELVVLPTSGDSTPLTQESLWQSALQLRDLLKFEFFFGDKKDFGERLESEVDLIDPDWRTHISDPDYAARQLQSQDLHLAHRVLQPIFEAYQVVADQLMLLPQSGEFDKPKFITECLGAAQARRLRQQLDHSESISGELFDTALQLAENRDLVDSSADGIARRRRAFALEIDEWARKVRTIRDMAHRMLREVDPISAPEENNS